A window of Thermodesulfobacteriota bacterium genomic DNA:
CATTACCTTGGAGTGTGTAAACTGTCTTCTAGGGCCGCGCACCTCCCAGATCCCCTCGTCCGGTTCCAGCCAGTCGGTCTCAAGAAACTTCATCATCTCCAGTTGTACCCGCCAGGCATTCTCGCTGGGCGTAAGGCCCAGACAGCGGGCCAGATGAAGGGAATCCATCACCTCGCCGTAGACGTCAAGCTGGTGCTGATTGTATGCGGCGTTGCCAATCCGCACCGGATAAGAGCCTTGGTACCCGGGTAGCCAGCTAATCTCCATTTCATTTAGCCGCCTCTCGCCGGCAAGACCGTACATGAGCTGAATCTCGGAAGGCTTCCCGGCGACCGAGTTTATCAGCCACTCCCGCCAGGCACAGGCTTCCTCCGTATAGCCGCCTACCATAAGGGCCCGGAGAGTGAAAGTAGCATCGCGGAGCCAGCAGAAGCGATAGTCCCAGTTTCTAACACCGCCCAGTTTCTCCGGAAGAGAGGTGGTCGGAGCAGCCACTATGCCCCCGGTTTGCGAATAGGTCAGGGCCTTAAGAGTGATCAAGGAACGGAGAACGGCGTCTCCCCATTCTCCGCGGTAAGAACAACGGCCGGACCAGTTTTTCCACCAATCCTCCGTCTCACGTAGATTAGCTTCAACATCTTTTTCCATAGGCACTACCTTTCTATATGTATGACACCAAACCAGCTCGAAAGGTATCCGCTGCCCCTCCGAAACGATGAAGTCGGCTACGGTGTGCATGTTCTCTCCATGAAGTTCTACATCGGTCCGGCAGTAAAGCGTATCTGGTCCGGCAATAGCCAGTATTCCCCTTTCTATGTGGCGGACCCAGGGGACAATCCAGCCGTAGTCGAAGCGTATGGTTAAATCCATACGCATGGGAACCTGTCCACGTCTCCCTACCACGATACGCATCACATCCACTTCCCCGGAACGCGGCGGCATCCAGTCAATTATGGTAACTGCACCGCTCTCCGTCTCGTAATCGGTTTCCAGGATAAGGGTTCCCGGACGATAGCGACGCTTTATACTTTTGATTTTCCCTGTCGGGGTTATGAGCCATCTGCCGTTCTCCGGAGTCCCGAGGAGAGCGGCAAAGCATGCTCCGGAATCGAAACGCGGGAAGCAGAGCCAGTCTATCGAGCCGTTCTTTGCAACCAGCGCCGCGGTCTCGCAGTCGCCAATCATAGCATAGTCTTCTATAGGTGATGACATGATTAATCCATTCAGGTGAAAACTATGAAGCGCTCAAAGTTAAAGTAAAAGTATAGCAGATTGAGACGAGCCACTTCATTCGTTGTTCTCGTTAAAGAGGATTCACTCCACCTACCATCCCCGAACGTTCCCCTTTTGGTACTCAAGGAAATAAGCTTAATCTGATTCTTATCGTAGAGGCGCATTGCAATGCATCTCTACAGATCTTTCTTTTCGCATTAAACAGGAAGACAAACTTAATCGGGAATCCCATTCCAATTTGTCATCCCCATCCCCCAGTTAAACCGGGGGATCCAGAATTAAATATTGGATTCCCGCTTGTGCGGGAATGACAGGTCGGGGAATTCCCACTCCCCGCGTACACGAGGACAAGCTCCTTGGAATGACAACTCAAAAAACTGTGAGTCCATTGAGTCATAGTCAGCAGTAATCTGAAACCTCTACCAGAGTGATCGGTCTCGGTGATAATGCTCCACAACATCCTCACTTCGCACTCAACCCCCCGTCCACCGAGAGCATCGCCCCGGTCATAAAGCTCACATTGTCGTCGCAGAGAAATAAAACAGCATGAGCAATCTCTTCGGGCTGAGAAAGCCGTCCGATCGGATGAACGGAGATATATCTTTTCTCCGCGGCTTCTTTGTCGCCCAAATCTTCAAAGAGCTTATATACCATTGGAGTATAAACAGTCCCGGTGCAGATAGCGTTCACCCGTATTCCCTTGTCTGCATATTCAAGCGCCATGCTCCGGGTAAGCTGGTTGACCGCTCCCTTAGAGGAGTTATAGGCGGCGAAGTTAGGAGAGGCTTTTAGTCCCAATACGGAGGAGTTATTAACGATGTTGCCGTATCCCTGCTTGAGCATATGGGGAATTGTATACTTGGACATCAGATAAACGCCCCTCACGTTTACATCGAATGTTTCATCCCACTGCTCGGTTGTAGTTTCATGCGTCCTCGCTCTGTGGAGGACGCCGGCGTTGTTGAAGAGTATATCTATCCGCCCATATTTCTTGACCACATAATCGACTGTCTTTTGGCAGTCCTCCTCTTTCGATACATCACTCACCAAATAGTTAATTGCTAATCCTTTCCTCTTAGCCTCCTCCACCGCTTCTTTCAGCGTACTCTCAGTTCGCCCGGTGATTACTACCTTTGCGCCCTCCTTGGCAAAGA
This region includes:
- a CDS encoding SDR family oxidoreductase encodes the protein MKLKDKVAIITGGSLGVGKATALLFAKEGAKVVITGRTESTLKEAVEEAKRKGLAINYLVSDVSKEEDCQKTVDYVVKKYGRIDILFNNAGVLHRARTHETTTEQWDETFDVNVRGVYLMSKYTIPHMLKQGYGNIVNNSSVLGLKASPNFAAYNSSKGAVNQLTRSMALEYADKGIRVNAICTGTVYTPMVYKLFEDLGDKEAAEKRYISVHPIGRLSQPEEIAHAVLFLCDDNVSFMTGAMLSVDGGLSAK
- a CDS encoding glycoside hydrolase family 15 protein, which translates into the protein MSSPIEDYAMIGDCETAALVAKNGSIDWLCFPRFDSGACFAALLGTPENGRWLITPTGKIKSIKRRYRPGTLILETDYETESGAVTIIDWMPPRSGEVDVMRIVVGRRGQVPMRMDLTIRFDYGWIVPWVRHIERGILAIAGPDTLYCRTDVELHGENMHTVADFIVSEGQRIPFELVWCHTYRKVVPMEKDVEANLRETEDWWKNWSGRCSYRGEWGDAVLRSLITLKALTYSQTGGIVAAPTTSLPEKLGGVRNWDYRFCWLRDATFTLRALMVGGYTEEACAWREWLINSVAGKPSEIQLMYGLAGERRLNEMEISWLPGYQGSYPVRIGNAAYNQHQLDVYGEVMDSLHLARCLGLTPSENAWRVQLEMMKFLETDWLEPDEGIWEVRGPRRQFTHSKVMAWVAMDRAVKAVEDFGLNGPVEKWRRLRQEIHDQVCREGFDPDLNSYVQYYGSKRVDASLLMLPLVGFIPANDPRMVGTVEAIRKNLMEDGLVYRYHTSPEIDGLPRGEGAFLICSFWMADNLALQGKYAEARNIFERLLDLRNDVGLLSEQYDPEAKRLVGNFPQAFSHVGLVNTARNLSVSRGPARNRRG